One Synechococcus sp. MU1617 DNA window includes the following coding sequences:
- a CDS encoding protein adenylyltransferase SelO family protein → PQYLAHSRSLFSELGLSDDLAQDDQFRRMFSGDLGVATGPMRPWGWATGYALSIYGTEYTQQCPFGNGNGYGDGRAMSVFEGLFEGRRWEMQLKGGGPTPYCRGADGRAVLRSSVREFLAQEFMHALGVPTSRSLTLYVSHAETVRRPWYSENSRSMDPDVMVDNPAAISTRVAPSFLRVGQLELFARRARSQAHPRAHQELHLIVAHLIERNYRQEIDPGLPFSDQVVLLARLFRDRLTALVANWIRVGYCQGNFNSDNCAAGGFTLDYGPFGFCELFDPRFQPWTGGGAHFCFFNQPVAAEANYRMFWKSLCTLMEGQAEAQAQLDQLLEGFPAAMQEAMQRMWSSKLGVSSADDDLVRELLQLLVDSSADYSMLFRRLSDLPEQIDPLRDCFYLPLSGSLESQWQDWLRRWRAQWPSGLDPAQISAGMRRVNPAITWREWLIAPAYQQAAEGDTSLMAELQQLFSTPYDNPSPKLAGRYDRLKPREFFSAGGVSHYSCSS, encoded by the coding sequence GCCCCAATACCTAGCGCACAGTCGCAGCTTGTTCAGCGAGCTTGGCCTCAGCGACGACCTGGCCCAGGACGATCAGTTTCGCCGCATGTTCTCCGGTGATCTCGGTGTGGCCACCGGTCCGATGCGGCCCTGGGGATGGGCCACGGGCTATGCCCTCTCGATCTACGGCACCGAATACACCCAGCAGTGCCCTTTTGGAAATGGAAACGGCTATGGCGATGGCCGTGCCATGTCGGTGTTTGAGGGTTTGTTTGAAGGGCGCCGCTGGGAGATGCAGCTCAAAGGCGGTGGTCCGACGCCCTATTGCCGTGGTGCCGATGGCCGTGCGGTGCTCCGCTCCAGCGTTCGTGAATTTCTGGCCCAGGAGTTCATGCATGCCCTTGGTGTGCCCACCTCCCGTTCGTTGACGCTCTATGTCTCCCATGCCGAGACGGTGCGTCGCCCCTGGTATTCCGAAAACTCACGCTCGATGGACCCGGACGTGATGGTCGACAACCCGGCGGCTATCAGCACGCGGGTGGCGCCATCGTTTCTGCGGGTGGGTCAGCTGGAGTTATTCGCCCGCCGTGCCCGCAGTCAGGCCCATCCCCGGGCGCACCAGGAGCTGCACCTGATCGTGGCGCACTTGATCGAACGCAATTACCGCCAGGAGATCGATCCCGGCCTGCCGTTCAGTGACCAGGTTGTGCTGTTGGCGCGCTTGTTTCGTGATCGCCTCACGGCCCTGGTGGCCAACTGGATCCGGGTTGGCTACTGCCAGGGCAATTTCAACAGCGACAACTGCGCCGCCGGAGGCTTCACCCTCGACTACGGCCCGTTTGGGTTCTGCGAGCTGTTCGATCCGCGCTTTCAGCCCTGGACTGGCGGGGGCGCCCACTTCTGCTTCTTCAACCAGCCGGTGGCCGCGGAGGCCAACTACCGCATGTTCTGGAAATCTCTGTGCACGCTGATGGAGGGCCAGGCGGAGGCCCAGGCCCAACTGGACCAGTTGCTTGAGGGCTTCCCTGCCGCCATGCAGGAGGCCATGCAACGGATGTGGAGCAGCAAACTCGGCGTGTCCAGTGCCGACGACGACCTGGTGCGTGAGCTGTTGCAGCTCCTGGTTGATTCCAGCGCCGATTATTCAATGTTGTTCCGCCGCTTGTCGGATCTGCCTGAGCAGATCGATCCGTTGCGGGACTGTTTCTATCTGCCCCTTTCGGGGTCCCTCGAATCCCAGTGGCAGGACTGGTTGCGGCGCTGGCGCGCCCAGTGGCCCAGTGGCCTTGATCCGGCGCAGATCTCCGCTGGTATGCGGCGGGTTAATCCGGCGATCACCTGGCGCGAGTGGTTGATCGCTCCGGCCTACCAGCAGGCAGCCGAAGGCGACACCTCCTTGATGGCTGAACTGCAGCAGCTGTTCAGCACGCCCTATGACAACCCTTCCCCCAAATTGGCGGGCCGCTACGACCGCTTGAAACCGCGGGAGTTCTTCAGCGCTGGTGGGGTGTCCCACTACAGCTGTTCGTCTTGA
- a CDS encoding DUF924 family protein, producing the protein MTADDVLEFWFQQCRPWQWFRRRDSFDALVRDRFAALVERALAGELEAWAHTPSGGLALVLLLDQFSRQIWRGEAQAFAGDQQAQALSQDALQRGWIQQEQERAKRQFWLMPLLHSEEQEVLVHAIPLLEQFADVATADVARRHLIQLQRFGRYPHRNAALGRVSSPEEALFVQQAQR; encoded by the coding sequence TTGACCGCAGACGACGTTCTGGAGTTCTGGTTTCAGCAGTGCCGTCCCTGGCAGTGGTTTCGTCGCCGCGACAGCTTCGATGCGCTGGTGCGCGATCGTTTTGCTGCTCTTGTGGAGAGGGCTCTGGCCGGCGAGCTTGAGGCCTGGGCTCATACGCCATCGGGCGGCCTCGCCCTGGTGCTGCTGTTGGATCAATTCAGCCGTCAGATCTGGCGCGGGGAGGCCCAGGCTTTCGCCGGCGACCAGCAGGCCCAGGCCCTCAGCCAGGACGCCTTGCAACGGGGTTGGATTCAACAGGAACAGGAGCGAGCCAAACGTCAGTTCTGGCTAATGCCTCTCTTGCACAGCGAAGAGCAGGAGGTGTTGGTCCATGCCATCCCTCTGCTGGAGCAATTCGCGGACGTCGCTACCGCTGATGTCGCCCGCCGCCATCTCATCCAGCTGCAGCGCTTTGGTCGTTATCCCCATCGCAATGCTGCTCTTGGACGGGTGAGCTCACCGGAGGAAGCGTTGTTTGTGCAGCAAGCACAACGTTGA